One part of the Sphingobacterium sp. LZ7M1 genome encodes these proteins:
- a CDS encoding urocanate hydratase, whose translation MIEKDFKEAIMQGIPSELPAKANLDNKVSHAPKRKAILSPEEEKLAIRNALRYFPKVWHNELAAEFLEELRTYGRIYMYRFRPHYEMYARPISAYPAKSQQAAAIMLMIQNNLDPAVAQHPHELITYGGNGAVFQNWAQYLLTMKYLSQMTEQQTLHMYSGHPMGLFPSSENAPRVVVTNGMMIPNYSKPDDWERFNALGVTQYGQMTAGSYMYIGPQGIVHGTTITVMNAFRKHLPEGETIQGKVFVTSGLGGMSGAQPKAGNIAGCITVCAEVNPAAARKRHAQGWVDLLVEDMDGLILAVKAAMAQKEVVSIAYIGNIVDVWEQFDKQNIPVTVGSDQTSLHNPWSGGYYPVDLSFEESNDLIANNPEQFKKEVQRTLVRHADAINRHAAKGTYFFDYGNAFLLEASRAGAEVMASNGIDFRYPSYVQDILGPMCFDYGFGPFRWVCTSGKPEDLRLTDQLALEVMKELQKAASSEIYQQMEDNIKWISEAENNKLVVGSQARILYADALGRMKIAEAFNQAVADGRLSAPVVLGRDHHDVSGTDSPYRETSNIYDGSKFTADMAIHNVIGDSFRGATWVSIHNGGGVGWGEVINGGFGMVLDGSEASDRKLKQMLFFDVNNGIARRAWARNKEAISAIETELERTSTLKVTKAELVDDQLIDNLFE comes from the coding sequence ATGATTGAAAAAGATTTTAAGGAAGCAATTATGCAAGGGATTCCTTCAGAATTACCTGCAAAAGCCAATCTCGATAATAAAGTAAGCCATGCTCCAAAACGCAAGGCTATACTAAGCCCTGAAGAAGAAAAGTTAGCCATCCGAAATGCATTGCGTTATTTTCCTAAAGTGTGGCATAATGAATTGGCCGCTGAGTTTTTAGAGGAACTGAGAACATACGGACGTATCTATATGTACCGTTTCAGGCCTCATTATGAAATGTATGCAAGGCCAATTTCTGCCTACCCAGCAAAAAGTCAGCAAGCTGCAGCGATTATGCTGATGATCCAGAACAATTTGGATCCTGCTGTAGCGCAGCATCCCCACGAACTGATTACTTATGGTGGTAATGGTGCGGTTTTCCAAAACTGGGCTCAATACCTGTTGACCATGAAATATCTGTCCCAGATGACTGAGCAGCAAACCCTGCACATGTATTCAGGACATCCTATGGGACTTTTTCCATCGTCCGAAAATGCCCCACGGGTGGTCGTGACGAACGGTATGATGATCCCGAACTATTCGAAACCTGATGATTGGGAAAGATTCAATGCGCTAGGGGTAACCCAATATGGACAAATGACTGCAGGTTCATATATGTATATCGGACCACAGGGGATAGTTCATGGAACCACAATTACAGTGATGAATGCCTTCAGAAAGCATCTTCCTGAAGGAGAAACGATACAAGGGAAAGTTTTTGTCACATCTGGATTGGGCGGAATGAGTGGTGCTCAACCCAAAGCAGGAAACATTGCAGGCTGTATCACCGTATGTGCTGAGGTCAACCCTGCAGCAGCAAGGAAGAGGCATGCACAAGGTTGGGTGGATTTATTGGTAGAAGATATGGACGGTCTTATCCTGGCGGTAAAAGCTGCAATGGCCCAAAAGGAAGTGGTATCAATCGCCTATATCGGAAACATCGTTGATGTATGGGAACAATTTGATAAGCAGAATATCCCAGTTACCGTTGGCTCTGACCAAACCTCTTTGCACAATCCTTGGTCGGGAGGATACTATCCTGTTGATCTGAGTTTCGAAGAATCAAATGATCTCATCGCAAATAACCCTGAACAATTTAAAAAGGAAGTCCAACGGACTTTAGTTCGGCATGCAGACGCAATCAATAGACATGCGGCAAAAGGAACCTATTTCTTTGATTATGGAAATGCTTTCCTTTTGGAGGCAAGTCGTGCCGGTGCAGAGGTAATGGCTTCAAACGGAATTGATTTTAGATATCCATCCTATGTTCAGGATATCCTTGGTCCAATGTGTTTTGACTATGGGTTTGGACCTTTCAGATGGGTTTGTACATCAGGTAAACCTGAAGATCTCCGATTGACCGATCAGTTAGCTTTGGAAGTTATGAAAGAACTTCAAAAAGCGGCTTCATCTGAGATTTACCAGCAGATGGAAGATAACATAAAATGGATATCTGAAGCTGAAAACAATAAATTGGTTGTGGGCTCCCAAGCTCGTATCCTCTATGCTGATGCCTTGGGAAGAATGAAGATTGCTGAAGCCTTCAATCAGGCGGTTGCAGATGGTCGATTGTCGGCTCCTGTTGTTTTAGGTCGTGACCATCATGATGTAAGCGGAACTGATTCGCCTTATCGTGAAACCAGTAATATCTATGACGGCAGTAAATTTACTGCAGATATGGCCATCCATAACGTAATAGGAGATAGTTTCCGTGGTGCCACATGGGTTTCCATCCACAACGGTGGCGGTGTAGGCTGGGGAGAAGTAATCAATGGTGGTTTTGGAATGGTCTTGGACGGTTCGGAAGCCAGTGATCGCAAATTGAAACAAATGCTTTTCTTTGATGTCAATAATGGAATTGCAAGGAGAGCCTGGGCAAGAAACAAGGAAGCGATTAGTGCCATTGAAACGGAATTAGAAAGGACATCTACCTTGAAAGTCACCAAGGCCGAACTCGTGGATGACCAATTAATTGATAACCTTTTTGAGTAA
- the hutI gene encoding imidazolonepropionase, whose product MNENGKLIGPFKQVLTMQHLPLKGALKDEQLEIIEQAGIYIVDGKISVVGDFEGLKEALPDDIEIVELKGDFVALPGYIDCHTHIAFGGNRANDFAMRNAGSSYLEIAEAGGGIWSTVKHTRACSQEELKALTLKRADALLRQGITTVEVKSGYGLQVEEELKTLRAIKEANQSFYVDLVSTCLAAHMHPKDYEGNAEDYLFEMGEKLFPILRSENLTNRIDAFVEKSAFSAEQILPYYLKAKEMGFDLTVHADQFSTSGSKLAVELAAVSADHLEASTENEISLLAGSDVIPVALPAASLGIGCGFTPARRLLDAGASLAIATDWNPGSAPMGKLIESASILATMEKLSNAELLAGITYRAAKALNLDDRGRLMEGMLADLVIYDTDNYQNITYLQGGLQPKAVWKNGIEVFVRND is encoded by the coding sequence ATGAATGAGAACGGAAAATTAATAGGGCCATTCAAACAGGTGCTGACTATGCAGCATTTGCCGCTGAAAGGTGCTTTAAAGGACGAGCAACTGGAAATCATAGAACAAGCGGGTATTTATATTGTTGATGGCAAAATAAGCGTGGTAGGCGATTTTGAGGGATTGAAGGAGGCTTTGCCCGATGATATTGAGATCGTTGAACTGAAAGGAGATTTCGTTGCTCTACCAGGATATATTGATTGCCATACCCATATCGCCTTCGGTGGAAACCGAGCGAATGACTTTGCCATGCGTAATGCCGGGAGTTCATACCTAGAAATTGCAGAAGCTGGTGGCGGTATCTGGAGTACTGTAAAACATACCCGTGCTTGTAGCCAAGAAGAATTAAAAGCTTTGACCCTGAAACGTGCTGATGCCCTGTTGAGACAAGGTATAACAACCGTAGAGGTCAAAAGTGGTTATGGACTTCAAGTGGAGGAGGAATTGAAAACCCTTCGCGCCATCAAAGAAGCAAACCAATCCTTTTATGTAGACTTGGTTTCGACCTGTCTTGCTGCCCATATGCATCCTAAGGACTATGAGGGGAATGCAGAAGATTACCTTTTTGAAATGGGGGAAAAGCTCTTTCCTATCCTTAGATCAGAGAATTTAACCAATCGGATCGATGCCTTTGTTGAGAAGAGTGCATTCTCTGCTGAACAAATCTTACCATATTATCTAAAAGCCAAAGAAATGGGCTTTGACCTGACGGTACATGCGGATCAGTTCAGCACTTCCGGTTCAAAATTGGCAGTTGAATTGGCGGCAGTTTCGGCAGATCACCTAGAAGCTTCAACTGAAAATGAGATCAGTTTGTTGGCAGGTTCTGACGTGATTCCAGTGGCCTTGCCGGCTGCATCATTAGGTATTGGCTGTGGATTTACTCCTGCACGGAGGCTGTTGGATGCTGGTGCCAGTTTAGCTATTGCCACAGACTGGAACCCTGGTTCTGCTCCAATGGGAAAACTGATCGAAAGCGCAAGTATTTTGGCAACCATGGAGAAACTTAGCAATGCTGAGCTCTTGGCCGGGATTACCTATAGGGCTGCCAAAGCCTTGAACTTGGATGATAGAGGTCGTTTGATGGAAGGGATGTTGGCAGACTTAGTCATCTATGATACGGATAACTACCAGAACATTACCTACCTGCAAGGCGGATTACAGCCAAAGGCAGTCTGGAAAAATGGAATCGAAGTGTTTGTTAGAAATGATTAA
- the hutH gene encoding histidine ammonia-lyase: MKTFKYGEDYLNSSIAIAIAKSDCQGLLTEETISKINQSAQYVQEIVDAGKVVYGINTGFGPLCTTLISPQDTKKLQENILKSHAVGVGEPIDKELSKLMLILKVHALAKGFSGVQLSTVERIIWHIQNDVIPVVPKQGSVGASGDLAPLSHLFLPLIGLGKVWKDGKSVDSASVLQEFGMEPIQLGAKEGLALINGTQFMAAHGVKAVVEMNRLMNNADLIATLMIEGLNGSIKPFYAELHQLRPYKGNTFVASTIFNLLKDSEILESHKNCSRVQDPYSLRCIPQVHGASRNAWLHFKEIIETEINSVTDNPIIINSELTISGGSFHGQPIALPLDYATLAVSELGNISDRRVYLSLEGETNGVPKLLMKATGLNSGFMILQYSTAAIASENKGLCFPASADSIPTSLGQEDHVSMGSISGRKLLQVLDNVDKILSIEMLCAAQAKDFHNPKQSTAVIEAIHKHIRTRIPHIEEDQPMQEILDNALAIIKSGELIEVARKAAKDSDKPYFGKDVEYFENY; this comes from the coding sequence ATGAAAACATTTAAATACGGAGAAGATTATTTGAATAGTTCAATAGCCATAGCTATTGCGAAATCTGATTGCCAAGGGCTATTGACTGAGGAAACGATCAGTAAAATAAACCAAAGCGCCCAGTATGTCCAAGAGATTGTAGATGCTGGAAAAGTGGTGTATGGAATCAACACTGGTTTCGGGCCACTGTGTACTACTTTGATCAGCCCTCAAGATACCAAGAAATTACAGGAAAATATATTAAAGAGCCATGCCGTTGGGGTAGGCGAGCCTATTGATAAGGAATTGAGCAAGCTCATGCTTATCTTAAAGGTGCATGCCCTGGCAAAGGGGTTTTCGGGGGTTCAATTGAGTACGGTAGAACGTATTATCTGGCATATTCAGAATGATGTGATTCCAGTTGTACCTAAGCAAGGTTCGGTTGGTGCATCTGGTGATTTGGCTCCTTTATCCCATCTGTTTTTACCGCTGATTGGGTTAGGTAAGGTCTGGAAGGATGGAAAGTCAGTTGATTCGGCTTCTGTGCTTCAGGAATTTGGAATGGAACCCATTCAACTTGGTGCCAAGGAAGGTTTGGCCCTGATCAATGGAACGCAATTCATGGCTGCCCATGGTGTAAAAGCTGTAGTGGAAATGAATAGATTGATGAACAATGCCGACCTGATCGCCACACTGATGATTGAAGGGTTGAACGGCTCTATCAAACCATTCTATGCTGAATTGCATCAACTGAGGCCTTACAAAGGAAATACTTTTGTGGCCTCGACTATTTTCAATCTTTTGAAAGATTCGGAAATATTGGAGTCGCATAAAAATTGCTCACGGGTACAGGATCCTTATTCTTTACGCTGTATCCCACAAGTGCACGGGGCGTCAAGAAATGCTTGGTTGCACTTTAAGGAAATCATCGAAACGGAAATCAATTCGGTAACCGATAACCCGATCATCATCAATAGTGAACTGACCATCAGCGGTGGATCTTTCCATGGGCAGCCGATTGCTTTGCCTTTGGACTATGCTACACTTGCAGTTTCTGAATTGGGGAATATTTCCGACAGGAGGGTTTATTTATCCCTTGAAGGGGAAACTAATGGGGTTCCTAAATTGTTGATGAAAGCAACAGGTTTAAACTCTGGATTTATGATCCTTCAATATAGTACCGCTGCCATCGCTAGTGAAAATAAAGGACTTTGCTTCCCAGCAAGTGCGGATAGCATTCCGACTTCTTTAGGTCAGGAAGACCATGTGAGCATGGGGTCTATCTCTGGCAGAAAACTGCTGCAGGTACTGGATAACGTTGATAAAATATTGAGCATTGAGATGCTTTGTGCGGCTCAAGCTAAGGATTTTCATAATCCTAAACAGTCAACAGCGGTGATTGAGGCCATCCATAAACATATCAGGACAAGGATTCCACATATCGAAGAGGATCAACCTATGCAGGAAATCTTGGACAATGCTTTGGCTATCATTAAATCTGGAGAATTGATCGAGGTAGCAAGAAAAGCTGCCAAAGATAGTGATAAGCCGTATTTTGGTAAGGATGTCGAATATTTTGAAAACTATTGA
- a CDS encoding LysR family transcriptional regulator, producing MNYQIELRHLLYFKVVAEELHFRRAAERLFIAQPGLSRQIKQLEEHYGTQLFRRDKRNVELTESGIYLKKEVDLIFNELDNIKDHIEKISEGKITSLKLGFIGSAVQAMLPQLLVELKQKQPLIDITLNELANEIQIDMINKQELDFGFVRVKDTPIGLKSIPILTEHFSLVVPKNSTARPKGKVNLHDFKDESFILFSKEYSNSYYELVMSIFEDHDFDPHVALRTVNALSIFNLVSQGLGVAIVPTSLKKGYHTHVDFLELNHLPQRTTLSLIWSKKNRNPGIPLLLDIVAGLKRKQ from the coding sequence ATGAATTATCAAATAGAACTCCGACATCTCTTATATTTCAAGGTAGTAGCCGAGGAATTACACTTCAGAAGGGCCGCTGAAAGGCTATTTATTGCTCAGCCAGGACTGTCTAGGCAGATCAAGCAATTGGAGGAGCATTATGGCACTCAACTTTTCCGCCGTGACAAGCGAAATGTAGAATTGACAGAGTCAGGCATTTACCTTAAAAAAGAGGTGGATTTGATTTTCAATGAATTGGACAATATCAAAGACCATATTGAAAAAATATCAGAAGGAAAGATTACTTCGCTGAAGCTTGGGTTTATCGGATCTGCCGTTCAAGCCATGTTGCCCCAATTACTGGTGGAACTGAAGCAGAAACAACCATTGATCGATATTACGCTCAATGAACTCGCCAATGAGATTCAGATCGACATGATCAACAAACAAGAACTCGACTTTGGTTTTGTAAGGGTCAAGGACACTCCTATAGGCTTAAAATCAATTCCCATCTTAACGGAACATTTCTCATTGGTGGTTCCTAAAAACTCCACGGCTAGGCCAAAGGGAAAGGTCAATCTCCATGATTTTAAGGACGAATCCTTTATTCTCTTTTCCAAGGAATACAGCAATTCCTATTATGAACTGGTGATGAGTATTTTTGAAGATCATGATTTTGACCCGCACGTAGCGCTGCGTACAGTCAATGCACTAAGTATTTTTAACCTGGTGAGTCAAGGCTTAGGTGTAGCCATTGTGCCTACTTCCTTAAAAAAAGGTTATCATACCCATGTGGATTTCTTAGAGTTGAACCATCTGCCACAACGCACTACCCTATCTCTTATCTGGAGCAAAAAGAACAGAAACCCAGGTATTCCACTGCTATTGGATATTGTTGCGGGGTTAAAAAGAAAACAATAG